A stretch of the Xanthocytophaga agilis genome encodes the following:
- a CDS encoding ThuA domain-containing protein, whose protein sequence is MFIRRFSKHIGLTVVLLSGLTGIFYACKTKPVATSVNQSAPVTQTKKPRVLVFTKTKGWFHTSIPSGIAALQKMGKENGFDVDTTKNAAYFVEDSLKKYSAVVFLSTTMNVLDPDQQVAFERYIQAGGGFVGIHAAADTEYNWPWYNRLVGAYFASHPNNPNVRAATVDVVDTTHQAMKGLPARWERKDEWYNYKNISPEIKVLATLDETSYEGGTNGDYHPIAWYHDYDGGRAFYTGGGHTDESFSEPLFVKHLLGGIRYAIGEDRALDYSKSYAVKTPEENRFVKTVLTNDLNEPMELAVAPDGRVFFVERGGKFYVYEPATKKTKLLRDFPVAAVDKYLNGLLGMTIDPDFNQNHFLYFFYTTSDKGQLKQLISRFVVGEDGNLDLATEKVLIEVPIEAEVSAHTGGSLTWDKDKNLYISTGDNTVPFESNGFAPIDTRPGRLTFDAERSAGNPNDLRGKILRIHPNADGTYTIPQGNLFPAGTPGTRPEIYIMGCRNPYRISVDQATGILYWGEIGPDSGTDGVQGPRGYDEFNQARKAGNFGWPYFVGDNKPYHQYDFATKAVGDLFDPNAPVNNSPNNSGAKTLPPAQKAMIWYPYNKSDEFPELGVGGRCAIGGPVYHYNAQLASSTKIPGYYDKALFVLDWMRNWIFAVRLDENQNFKRMEPFMPTLGDFRRPVDMEIGPDGAFYILEYGSVYGIDNEDARLVKVEFNGGNRTPVARIMAKDTIGLAPLKVAFSGQRSSDPDEEDKLIYEWRFEGNQVASKEANPTYTFEKNGVYKAILKVTDPAGQSSLDTLEIKVGNTLPKVAINTTQNSSFFFAGATPLTYSIDVKDNEDKVIDNKKVQVKLNYIPKVLTNEPLIGHQQITNLNIGKTLMANSDCKACHQIDKKSVGPAFMEVSKKYVGDKTATARLANKVITGGGGVWGDHAMNAHPQLSREEATEIVKYVLSLSVKQPDKKLPAQGALSLKDHVGKEEQGRYILSASYTDKGGAITPLTSQDVLVLRPNRVTAADADILFKMNRQGKRLGNIHNKSYFVLKNIDLKGINQLTYNYASKDQDATIEVHIDSPKGQVISTLNYVSTGAWGVLKEVSTPIQDPGGKHDLYFVFVKNTLPNQHLFSLEWIDFNSNIKQ, encoded by the coding sequence ATGTTTATACGTAGATTTTCCAAACACATTGGCTTGACAGTGGTATTGCTGTCCGGCCTGACGGGTATTTTCTATGCCTGTAAAACCAAACCTGTTGCCACATCTGTTAATCAGTCTGCTCCTGTTACTCAAACCAAAAAGCCACGCGTTCTCGTCTTTACAAAGACCAAAGGGTGGTTTCATACCTCTATCCCTAGTGGTATTGCGGCCTTGCAGAAAATGGGTAAAGAAAACGGTTTCGATGTAGATACAACTAAAAATGCTGCCTACTTTGTAGAGGATAGTCTGAAGAAATACAGTGCTGTTGTGTTTCTGAGTACGACCATGAATGTACTTGATCCTGACCAGCAGGTCGCTTTTGAACGGTATATCCAGGCTGGAGGTGGTTTTGTAGGGATTCATGCAGCAGCAGATACAGAATACAACTGGCCGTGGTATAATCGTCTGGTAGGAGCATATTTTGCCAGTCACCCTAATAATCCCAATGTACGTGCAGCTACTGTAGATGTAGTAGATACTACACATCAGGCCATGAAAGGATTACCCGCTCGCTGGGAGCGTAAAGATGAATGGTATAACTATAAAAATATCAGCCCTGAAATAAAAGTACTGGCTACACTGGATGAAACTTCCTATGAAGGAGGTACCAATGGTGATTATCATCCCATTGCCTGGTATCATGACTATGATGGAGGTCGTGCCTTCTATACAGGAGGTGGTCATACCGATGAAAGCTTCAGTGAACCTTTATTTGTAAAACACCTGTTAGGTGGCATAAGATATGCAATAGGAGAAGACAGAGCACTGGATTATTCCAAATCCTATGCGGTAAAGACACCGGAAGAAAACCGCTTTGTAAAAACAGTATTGACCAATGACCTGAACGAGCCAATGGAACTGGCTGTAGCGCCAGATGGTCGTGTGTTTTTTGTTGAACGGGGTGGTAAGTTTTATGTATATGAACCTGCTACCAAAAAAACAAAGTTGCTTCGTGACTTTCCTGTGGCAGCAGTTGATAAATACCTGAATGGTTTGTTGGGGATGACCATAGATCCTGACTTTAACCAGAATCATTTCCTATACTTTTTCTATACTACATCCGACAAAGGGCAATTGAAACAATTGATTTCACGCTTTGTGGTAGGTGAAGATGGTAATCTGGACCTGGCTACTGAAAAAGTATTGATAGAAGTGCCTATCGAAGCAGAAGTAAGTGCCCATACAGGTGGTTCTCTGACCTGGGACAAAGACAAGAATCTGTATATCTCAACAGGTGATAATACAGTTCCTTTTGAATCCAATGGATTTGCACCTATTGATACCCGACCAGGTAGACTGACCTTTGATGCAGAACGTTCTGCTGGAAATCCAAACGACCTGAGAGGAAAAATCCTCCGTATTCATCCCAATGCGGATGGGACTTATACTATCCCTCAAGGCAACCTGTTTCCAGCAGGTACACCTGGTACTCGTCCGGAGATTTATATTATGGGATGCCGCAATCCCTATCGTATTTCTGTAGATCAGGCAACGGGCATTTTATATTGGGGTGAGATTGGCCCTGATTCCGGAACAGATGGAGTGCAAGGCCCACGTGGATACGATGAGTTTAACCAGGCACGCAAAGCAGGTAACTTTGGCTGGCCCTACTTTGTAGGAGATAATAAACCTTATCATCAGTATGACTTTGCTACCAAGGCAGTAGGAGATCTGTTTGATCCCAATGCTCCTGTCAATAATTCGCCTAACAATTCCGGAGCTAAAACCCTTCCTCCTGCACAAAAGGCTATGATCTGGTATCCATACAATAAATCAGACGAGTTTCCTGAATTGGGTGTAGGCGGACGTTGTGCCATTGGTGGTCCTGTTTATCATTACAATGCTCAACTGGCTTCTTCTACTAAAATACCTGGCTACTATGACAAAGCATTGTTTGTGCTGGACTGGATGCGTAACTGGATCTTTGCTGTAAGATTGGATGAAAACCAAAACTTCAAACGGATGGAACCTTTCATGCCAACTCTTGGCGACTTCCGCAGACCTGTAGATATGGAGATTGGTCCTGATGGTGCATTTTATATTCTGGAGTATGGATCTGTGTATGGTATTGACAACGAAGATGCTCGTTTGGTAAAGGTGGAGTTTAATGGAGGAAATCGTACTCCTGTAGCCAGAATAATGGCAAAAGATACAATAGGACTAGCCCCTTTGAAAGTAGCTTTCAGTGGCCAGCGTAGTTCTGATCCGGATGAAGAAGATAAATTAATTTATGAGTGGCGTTTTGAAGGAAATCAGGTTGCTTCCAAAGAAGCGAATCCAACGTATACATTTGAAAAAAATGGTGTATACAAAGCTATTCTGAAAGTTACTGACCCAGCAGGACAGAGCAGTCTGGACACATTGGAAATTAAGGTGGGTAATACCTTACCTAAGGTGGCTATCAATACAACACAAAATAGCTCATTCTTCTTTGCTGGTGCTACTCCACTGACTTACTCAATCGATGTAAAAGACAATGAAGACAAAGTGATTGATAACAAGAAGGTACAGGTAAAACTGAATTATATCCCCAAAGTCCTCACTAATGAACCTCTGATTGGACACCAACAAATAACCAATCTGAATATTGGCAAGACTTTGATGGCGAATAGTGATTGTAAAGCTTGTCACCAGATTGACAAGAAATCTGTCGGTCCGGCTTTTATGGAGGTTTCTAAAAAGTACGTTGGAGACAAAACAGCTACAGCTCGTCTGGCGAATAAAGTGATTACCGGAGGTGGTGGTGTATGGGGTGACCATGCGATGAATGCCCACCCTCAATTGTCTCGTGAAGAAGCTACAGAGATTGTAAAATATGTATTGTCGCTGTCTGTTAAACAACCCGATAAGAAATTACCTGCTCAGGGAGCTTTGTCACTGAAAGACCATGTGGGCAAAGAAGAGCAGGGACGTTATATACTTTCAGCTTCTTATACAGATAAAGGAGGAGCTATTACCCCTTTGACAAGCCAGGATGTATTGGTACTGCGTCCAAATCGTGTAACTGCAGCTGATGCAGATATATTGTTTAAGATGAACCGTCAGGGAAAACGCCTGGGCAATATTCACAATAAGTCATATTTTGTTTTAAAGAATATTGATCTGAAAGGAATCAATCAGCTTACCTATAACTATGCCTCCAAAGATCAGGATGCCACAATAGAAGTACATATTGACTCTCCAAAAGGACAGGTAATCAGTACCTTGAATTATGTTTCAACAGGTGCATGGGGTGTATTAAAAGAAGTAAGCACTCCTATACAGGACCCAGGCGGAAAACACGATCTGTACTTTGTCTTTGTAAAGAATACGTTGCCTAACCAGCATTTGTTCTCCCTGGAATGGATAGATTTTAACAGTAATATAAAACAATAA
- a CDS encoding DUF1080 domain-containing protein — protein MRLLITCLFLLTCLVSEAQKKAPKPTWIQLFNGKDMKDWHVKVAGHPYDDNYGNTFRVQDGKMIVRYDQYKKFDQQYGHIFYKQKFSAYLLAVEYRFVGEQAPGGEGWAWRNSGMMLHCQDPKTMGVKQDFPISIEYQLLGGNGKDERHTANLCTPGTNVMMDGKLFTPHCIDSKSKTYHGDQWVRAEVLVLGDSVLTHIVEGDTVLRYEKPQIGDGTVSNYDPAIKKDGQPLTEGYIALQSESHPVEFRKVELVDLSKYMKDPKKLEAVLAELKRTGKVKAGTKQ, from the coding sequence ATGAGACTTCTTATAACTTGTTTGTTCCTGTTGACCTGTCTGGTAAGTGAAGCACAGAAAAAAGCTCCCAAGCCTACCTGGATTCAGTTGTTCAATGGAAAAGACATGAAAGACTGGCATGTCAAAGTAGCAGGTCATCCGTATGATGATAATTATGGAAATACCTTCAGGGTACAGGATGGTAAAATGATTGTCCGATATGATCAGTACAAGAAATTTGATCAGCAGTATGGCCATATCTTCTATAAGCAGAAATTTTCGGCTTATCTGCTGGCAGTAGAATATCGCTTTGTTGGTGAGCAGGCTCCCGGCGGAGAAGGATGGGCCTGGCGCAATAGTGGTATGATGTTACACTGCCAGGACCCGAAAACAATGGGTGTGAAGCAGGACTTCCCGATCTCTATTGAATACCAGTTGCTGGGAGGTAATGGCAAAGACGAACGCCATACAGCTAACCTTTGTACACCAGGAACAAATGTAATGATGGATGGAAAATTGTTTACACCTCATTGTATTGATTCCAAATCAAAGACCTATCATGGCGATCAGTGGGTACGGGCAGAAGTACTGGTACTGGGAGATTCTGTGCTTACCCATATTGTAGAAGGAGATACAGTATTGCGTTATGAGAAACCTCAGATAGGGGATGGCACAGTAAGCAATTATGACCCGGCTATCAAAAAAGATGGACAACCTTTAACAGAAGGATACATTGCGTTACAAAGTGAAAGCCACCCCGTTGAGTTTCGTAAGGTAGAGCTGGTAGACCTGAGCAAGTATATGAAAGATCCAAAGAAACTGGAAGCAGTACTGGCTGAACTGAAACGTACTGGCAAGGTAAAAGCAGGTACGAAACAGTAA